A DNA window from Corynebacterium ciconiae DSM 44920 contains the following coding sequences:
- a CDS encoding phage tail protein: MMAGDALRKLDDHLSEVYAQVDYERQARAAQRVWTPLVRLWDGDWNLRGVVSGALDMQCEWKYNEVGAAFITLPYDHHLARWALDHRGRDTKNIHVTFDRSLDGQDARWGGRCQSVTLVKNADGTRHVELKFLHDLKELEHILVWPNPFLPAGVQWPKAFALAGPLKTILKTTLLVNLMRLHGNLWQLPDDPLDPKTWVEGLTPWNWSIVVAPGSILLDDSQWGVISSRMKSFMEVAAPALDDAGLMLTCRRWLHGDPKPKGWIGPMRQGQLVVDVEDKSGVFEQTAIGGTIFGGMVRTVTKLADNVIDDVVTVVANPTVPVEHAVSRFLGTHPRYPWVVFRDGDFTPVESGSWTWQPATVGQITAGGRSAPGVNTAVSMVTQLVGNLVGSVFLMPAAGGIVDTALKPLYEDVFLAFGSVKSPLRTMMAGWSYYHEGWAEGAESAWSFSGLVAMREAFYKTRARDFASLSINDGAPYIIADQGRGHIWVGDRAGVWLEGMPNGYYPVLRMSQVVMSCTRDEPVKLVASFGDPRADQSPLARLFGQSKQVFETLKELGVWA, encoded by the coding sequence CAGGCGCGTGCCGCGCAGCGTGTGTGGACCCCGTTGGTGCGCTTGTGGGATGGTGACTGGAACTTGCGCGGTGTTGTGTCCGGCGCGCTCGATATGCAGTGCGAGTGGAAGTACAACGAGGTGGGGGCGGCGTTTATCACGCTGCCCTACGACCATCATCTAGCCCGTTGGGCGTTGGATCATCGTGGTCGTGACACTAAGAACATTCATGTGACTTTTGACCGGTCGCTGGATGGGCAGGACGCCCGCTGGGGTGGGCGCTGCCAGTCGGTCACTTTGGTGAAAAACGCGGACGGCACCCGCCATGTCGAGCTGAAGTTCTTGCATGATTTGAAAGAGCTGGAGCACATCCTCGTGTGGCCTAACCCGTTTCTGCCGGCGGGGGTGCAGTGGCCTAAGGCGTTCGCCCTTGCGGGGCCGCTGAAGACGATTCTGAAAACCACGCTGCTCGTGAACCTGATGCGGCTGCACGGTAACCTTTGGCAGTTGCCGGATGATCCGTTGGATCCGAAAACGTGGGTGGAGGGCCTCACCCCGTGGAACTGGTCGATCGTGGTCGCGCCGGGCTCAATTTTGCTGGATGATTCCCAGTGGGGCGTGATCTCTTCACGGATGAAGAGTTTCATGGAGGTGGCCGCGCCCGCGCTGGATGATGCGGGGCTGATGCTTACTTGCCGCCGCTGGCTGCATGGGGATCCTAAGCCGAAGGGCTGGATTGGGCCTATGCGGCAGGGGCAGCTCGTGGTGGATGTCGAGGACAAGTCAGGGGTGTTTGAGCAGACCGCGATTGGTGGCACGATTTTTGGCGGCATGGTCCGCACCGTAACCAAGCTGGCAGACAATGTGATTGATGATGTGGTCACGGTGGTGGCGAACCCCACGGTGCCGGTTGAGCACGCCGTCTCACGTTTCCTCGGCACTCATCCGCGCTACCCGTGGGTTGTTTTTCGCGACGGGGACTTTACGCCCGTGGAGTCTGGGTCGTGGACGTGGCAACCGGCGACGGTGGGGCAGATCACCGCTGGTGGTAGAAGTGCCCCCGGTGTTAATACCGCTGTATCCATGGTGACGCAGTTGGTGGGGAATCTGGTGGGCAGTGTGTTTTTGATGCCCGCCGCCGGCGGTATCGTCGACACCGCCTTAAAGCCCCTGTATGAGGATGTTTTTCTGGCGTTCGGCAGTGTGAAAAGTCCGCTGCGCACCATGATGGCCGGATGGTCCTACTATCACGAAGGATGGGCTGAGGGGGCGGAATCGGCGTGGAGTTTCAGTGGCCTTGTGGCTATGCGGGAGGCGTTTTACAAGACCCGCGCCCGTGATTTCGCGTCACTGTCCATCAATGATGGCGCGCCCTACATCATCGCGGATCAAGGTCGTGGCCACATCTGGGTAGGGGACAGGGCCGGTGTGTGGCTCGAGGGAATGCCGAATGGTTATTACCCCGTGCTGCGCATGTCTCAGGTCGTGATGTCGTGCACGCGGGATGAGCCGGTGAAACTCGTGGCCTCGTTCGGTGATCCGCGCGCCGATCAATCCCCGCTGGCTAGGTTGTTTGGCCAGTCGAAGCAGGTGTTCGAAACGCTGAAAGAGCTAGGAGTGTGGGCATGA
- a CDS encoding phage gene 29 protein family protein yields MIPIHQDKADMSDPEQHLGWALASIPPADFAEDQPSLVFPLLYIPWFSRFLYMCGFRHHAELQTVEQVVDESSPIRNAGVAWRPKDGSSEKSAGDVDLTWLSDEQAEALLDALQERLGR; encoded by the coding sequence ATGATACCGATTCATCAAGATAAGGCCGACATGTCGGATCCGGAGCAGCATTTGGGGTGGGCGTTGGCGTCTATCCCGCCGGCGGATTTCGCTGAGGATCAGCCGAGTCTGGTGTTCCCGCTGCTATACATTCCGTGGTTTTCCCGCTTTCTCTACATGTGTGGGTTTCGTCACCACGCTGAGCTGCAGACGGTGGAGCAGGTGGTGGATGAATCATCTCCGATCCGTAACGCCGGTGTGGCGTGGCGCCCGAAGGATGGATCATCCGAGAAGTCGGCCGGTGATGTGGATCTGACATGGCTTAGCGACGAGCAGGCCGAGGCGCTGCTGGATGCTCTGCAAGAAAGGCTGGGACGATGA